A stretch of DNA from Papio anubis isolate 15944 chromosome 4, Panubis1.0, whole genome shotgun sequence:
GAGTTGTTAATGGCTAAATGAGCACTAGAGAAGTATTAACAATCATTATTTTTGCACTCAtgtcttaaccatttttagaaatatgctcttgatattttttatttgtataaaatattgaATTTCTACTTTAAAGGTAAAAAGTACTTTGTAATTCTCCACTGAGCCTTCCACTGGGTTGGATACTACATTAAAGAATTTGACCCTAAGAATCCTATTTAAACATGAGGATTAAGATGAGAATACTCATATCATTGTTTGGGCTGTAATGCGTTGCATACATAAGAATATTAAATTGCTAAAGGATATtggtaatacattttaaaaaaagaaatagccaggtgtggtggctcatggctgtaatttcagcactttgggaggccaaggtgggaagattgcttgaggccagcagctCAAGAGcatcttgggcaacataatgagacccccaatcctaaaagaaaaaaaatgaaaaatacacaggcatggtggcacctgcctgtagtctgAGTTACTTGGGCAGCTGATCCCTGGAGGCTGAaactgcagtgagttgtgatcatgccactgcactccagcctgtgtgacagacccagactttgtctcaaaaaaaaaaaaaaaaaaagaaaagaaaagaaaagaaaagaaaagaaaaaatcccccACACACTGAAAAGTGATCTCTAACAATGGCCAAGTTAGTTTTCTTTAGCTTGGCTTTCATGTTATGGAGCCTCTCTGGTATCTTAAGAGCTGTCTAAATATTTGAGACAGGAAGATAAGTCGTATCTGAACTGTTAAGCCCAGCACAAAcagaacttttaattttcttttaaaagatgatcCAGTTTTGGGGGGAAATCACAATTGAATCTCAAGTTTAAGAAACCAGTTTTATGATTATGTAGGAAAAACTATATTTGCTATAAAGTATCTTTAATGTATTTAAGActgttgaatttttaaacatttctcctCTCACATGTTTGGTTATAAATATTGTCAAGTTAATATAATTCTTTATGGCAATTCATTACTGTGATCAAGCAATACTCACCACAATAAGTTCATACAGAAACTTCCTTGTATTTCTATCTGTGTGGCAATCTTCCTTTAACTTCTTTATAACATAAGAAactttttctgattctttgtcTGCTTGAAGTTGATGAAAATCTTCCAGGGACAGATGTGAGTAACCCAGGACATCAGCTAAAATTTTCCAATCATAAACTTTTTCTGACACCAAGGTTAATACAACTGAGTAGATATAAGTCaacttttttaaaggcagggCAATTTGTTCAAGAAGATTTCTGGTTGTTAGGACACTATCTGACATAAACATTACTTGTTCCTTTGAAATCACCTTGACATTTTTGCAGTGTACAAGTCCAATCTTACCTCTGAGGACTCCTATATACCATTCTTTCACTTTGGACTGCCCAATAGCTTTTACCTTACCTTCCCCGAGGAGAGCTATTGTGTCCCCTTTGAAATATTCAAGGAAGTAATCAATCTTGCTTTGTCTTAGCACTGCCTTCAGGGTTACCCCATAGTTGGTAAAGTTCAATGTTTTATCTTGAAATGTGGGATATTTAACAAGCATTTTTGGTGATAAAGGAGCAGACTTGATTTCCTCCTTCTTCTGCAAATAGGCTGGCAGATTTGAGAGCCTTTTTAGGTTTGGAGTTGGATCAGGAGTAGTGACAGAGAACTGTGCAACTGGTTCACCATTGGGAGGTTCCACTTGAACACAAAAATCGAACAAGTGCATCTCTCTGTGCtcaactaaagaaaataaaaattgttgatGAACTACTTCACCTGCTTCCAACtggttttgtttaatttctttcctttctccttctgtctTTACTTCAAAATCAGGATCACAGGAAACAACAGAAACACTTAAATCTTGTGGCTTGTCAAGTAAAAATGACTGCTTTCCCCAGAGCTGAAACACGACTGGAGATACGTTTTTTTCACCCTTCTTAATATCAGAAATTGTAAGCTGTCCTGGCATATAATTGTGTCCACAAACTGTTAAAACAACAGTAAAACTGGGATGGATATATTTGGGTCCATAAATTCCAATTGAGGTGGTTTTGTGGATATAATCCCAAATGGTGGCAACTGGTGACTGAAGAGCTTTAGCTTGTGCAGCAACCACTAGATACATTACCTGACTCAAGTCGATTAGCTTGACTTGGATGGTGTCTTTATAAATGTAGCAGTTACTTAAAACTTTAAAAGGGCCTTCTTTACCCAAGCTGTGTAAACACACCATTTCTGTCATGACTTGGCTGAAAGGATCCTTTCTCACTTCAGCCCCAATTTTCATCTCCAGCAAAAGGGCTTCCATTGTATTGAGGTTGCCTAACATGATTTCCAACAATGGGCTCACAGTGCATGAAAGATCATGGTTAAGCATGGGTGGCGGATCAAGGAAAGCCCTTAGAGACACCTCTTGGAATTCCCCCACAGCCACATGACCTTGGGGCACATGAACAGTGATGTCTGATTCAGGTAATTGTACTGATCCTCCTTGATGGTTTACTTTGCAAGTTATGGTGACCTCCGCAAGTTGTGTCTGGGCCCATCCAGGGCTCTGACTAATTGTATTCAAATCAAGGCAGGAGCGGGCCAGCTGGCGTTGACTTAACCAAGCCATTTTATAAGCCTCTCGGTCATTTTTAAGCCATTCTAAGTCTTGTAGTAGAATCTGATCAGAGTTATGTATACTGTGATGGGAATGTACTGTGTCATCTAAAATGTCCAGAAGTTCTGAAACGCTTTTCGATCTTCCAGATTTTCTTGAGGAAGACTGCCTAAGTAACTGAGGCACATCAAGTTCATCACCAGAGGAATCAAAAGAATtcccattttctatttctctaaagaaaagaaaaggatcttCCTTTAAGATGGAAGTATTATTTCTCTTCCTATTATTTCTTAGCTGAGTTATGTCATCCAAAAATGGGTTAGAAGCAGACAGTTGATTCCAGAATGGATTTGTAACTTTGGAAGCATTATTACCATGAAGGGTGAAAGCATCCAGCCAATTGTGAAGCAAGTCTGGATCCtggcattctttttatttaaggaaagacaaagcaaaacaaagataaGGTGGCATTCTGAGTTATAATCAAGATTAATTTTTCCCATAGCTTAAAAATTCAGgacttacttttcatttttctttctgatgtcTAGGCTACCAGCTAACACAAACTCAATGTTAAATTTGGTCAGATTTGTATGTaatgagaaaagaatattttttctaccAGGTTATTTTTTGAACATGTGTaatgttattttaagaaatcatgatttataaactaaacaaataaatatttaataggatgtaataatatatttagcacattttcttgaaaatgactCAGACTAGCATGTGTttgtgctttattattttatgtatcatGTTCACAAACGCACATTTCTGGTCAAACAGAATAAATCAGTTATTCAATTATCCACATTTTTCTAAACATTGGATTGTTGGTCTCATTACATTCAGaatattaatttaatgttttccttttcagataatattcaatatgtagaaaatatcaaatacatctgttaacatttaaaataatatttaaaacaatacacTAAATTAGAAAGTCATTAATTTATTAGATAATTCTATGATAACTTTCTATTGAAAAATGTTAATGAACATTTTTCAGGAAAAGgaattaataaaatgaacattGAAAATTTAGACCACCACTGGTTTTATCGATCAAAGGAATTCGTTGCACTCAAGATTGCAAtggcaaataataattttatcacTAGAAATTGAAGCATTATTACTTTGGAAAGTAAGTGTCTTAAGAATttgtaacattaaaatatttacacttCTATTACAAGAATTTCTAGATAGCTCACAACATTGAagccattttttttgtgtgtagagcAACTTATACTTGTTCATTTCCtagtaaataattataaagacTCTGCAGACTTTGTGAAGCTAGTGCTGCTTTTAGAGACAGGCAGAATAGCTACCCAAATTTTCAGAAGttttactgaaaaaataattcaagctaaatgtcagaatttcttttgtttaatataCATAGAACCATTGTCttgaatgaaatgtttttaagtgTTATATGCTAAAAATTAGAAGatggattttgaaaaataaagatggcATTTCTCTTACATTCACACTTTTCTTTAATACAGTATCCCCTAACTCTCTTAAAACTTACTTTTCTTCTGAGTATCAGGTTAATTTTTTGATGCTCCATGAAGATTTCCTAGGTCGACCAACCTTGAGAGAGCCTTTTTGTCCCCAAATTCATTATAGTTATTGCATATAACACTCATTTATTaacaacatttttcctttttataatatttatcataATCTGTTGGTTGCACTATTTTATTTTGCACACCTTTTTAACTATTTCTATGACAAAAACAAGATTTTATAATTCTTTCCATCTTCCAAAGCATTTTCAGAGGTAGACCTTCAACAGTTATTGGTGATGAATTTCATGTACTTACATGGACAAAGCACAACAGTAATAAATTCCCATACCTGTAATATTGCAACTTTTTGAGAGTTTTCCAGCTTCCATGTCAACCGAATTTGCTTCAGACTTACTTTGTGCAATTCTTCTgacaaaaaatgttttctttcagtgattAGCATTTTTCCACCTACAGAGTAAatagatatgtattttttgtaagcatacatacacatgctggcagagaaaataaactcaaagacATCATACATATTTCTATAAAGAACTGCATGTGAAAATCCTCTATATAAATCTTCTACTCCTGGTAGGATACTTGACtagatatattaaaatacatattagcACTCCACTAAAAAATGCTCAAATTCCAGATTAATACCAATAACCAAATCTGGAAATGTATTACTGATCCCATGTAAAAGCAATTAATGAGAATCCCAAggacaacaacaacagcaacaacaacaaaaatagtaagTCAAAAACTCAGTAAATAAACATTTCCTGTTTGGTGACTGGAGGACTAAATATCACAAACTAAAAATTTTCCCCTAAATCCTTGTATACATTCAATGCAGTTCCATGAAAGATTGCatgtgatgtgtatgtgtatttgttacttattttttaatagttaaaattttatttatgtcttaatGGATAAAACTGTATGTATTTATTGCATACAGCATATTGTTTTGAAGCATGTTGTGTTTAACAACACATACAGCAACAATAACTtcttaaactattttaatatttatatagaaaaacaagGAGCTAATACTCAAGATAATCCAGAAGAAAAGCACAACAGAAGTAATATGCACTACCTATCAGATATCAGCATTTATTATAAATAGGCTCTAAGTAAGACAACATGGAAGTGGAACATGAATAGATGAAGGACatagaatagagatctcagaaccAGACCCACCCTTATATGAAGGATTGATACATGACACAGGTGGCCATACAGAGTGGTGTGGAAATGGTGGATTATTCATTAAACAGTGATGTTGCCATTGGTTGTGtatgcttaaaaaaaattacattgattACTATCTCATCCGGTGCACAGAAATAAATGCCAAAGgattaaaaaatctaaaagtgaaaaaaaacctttaaaatttgAAAGGTAGTCTAGAGGTTGTCTTTATGTTTTCTGGGAAGGAGAGAATTTCTTAAACAAGGCACACACACTTATGCAATATGcaaatcctaaaaaataaaaccacacattaGAATAAGACATCCTATATATCAAAGGACATCAGTAAAAACACAAGCCAAAACTGGgacaatttattttcattgcacatgactgaaaaaggaaaaataatgggaTTCCAAAATATCAAAGATtcccacaaatcaataaacaaaataaaacagcaccatagaaatttttgaaaaaattctgtgaatgaacatttctcaaaaaatggaaacacaaatgaTCCCTAGATATATGGAAATATGATCAATCTCATTGgtaattaggaaaatgcaaaatgaaacccTAAGAAACACAATTTTAACCTACgaaatttgcaaacattttagtCTAGCCACACCAATTATTGACAAATAAGTGCAACAAAGGGAAAGCCTATATATTCATCGTGGAAGTGTCAATATGTGCAATCACTTGGAACTTAATCTGACATTGTCTAGGAAATATGCTTACAGCCTAGTACCCAACAATTCCAATCCCAGTTATTTATTTCAGTGAAAACTCTGCAGATATGCATCAAAGAGATATACATGAATATTCATTATATTATCAAAAAACCCTGAAATCCCTAGGATATTCCCCAGAATATCCTTTGCCATAtaagtggataaataaattgtggcatacTAACTCAATGAAGTATCATACAACTATTGAAACAGATGAATCACATCTGAAAGTATGAACACATACTAGTAGTCAATATCTCATGTCTGGGACTCAGTCTTCTTTACCTATATAATTTCTCTTCATCCCATGACAACACTGAAAAATAGGTGTTATAGATATGACTTTCAGAATCTCAGCAATAGAATGTAACTAAACCACAAGGTCAAATAGCAAGTGAGCCACTGACCAGAAGTTACTTGTTCATGTTATAACTACTGCATGCAGCCCATAACTTAGGACACCGCATATCCTATGTCAGACTCAAGGTTCCCAATGTAACTTCTGAGACTGTCCCACCTTCCAGTTCACATTTCCAGTTAtctttttaattatcattatttatttatttagagataaagtctcgctacattgcccaggctgcagtgcagtggtgcgatctcggctcactgtaaactctaattcctgggttcaagggattctcgtgcctgagcctccagagtagctgggattacaggcacctaccaccagtcctggctaatgtttgtatttttagtagagacagagttttgccatattggccaggctggtctcaaactcctgacctcaggtgatttgcccacctcagcctcccaaagtgctgggattacaggcatgagccaccatgcccagcccagctaCTTTAAACCTTATTTTTTGTTCTCCTTTGTGTGTGTTGACCACATCTCCTTCACCTGTGACCCCTCCTTCTTTTTTGTTATACTCTTCTTTCTagttcttgacttttttttcctttcaagtagtttattttattttttaaagaaaccaaaagccttttctgatctataaaaacgaaagaaaaaattaaaacaagatggaaaagagggaaaatgaataaaagaaaaagaaaaggaaaaggagggaatcATGTGTTTCCAAGCATGATAATTAAATAAATCCAAAAATTGTCTCATAAGGTGGCATGCTTAAAACAATCCAATGTTGCAATAACAATTTTTTCCCTGATTAGGGAAACTACATcgaaaaaatgggtaaaatgttGAATTATGCAATATTCAAATTGCACTGAAACCTCAAATTTCCTGGCAAACCTTCCAAATGCTGTGGTTGATTTTACCAAATATAATgtccaaaattaaaagtttttagcACAGTATAAGTAGCCAAAACTTTGAGGTAGAAAAGCTGAGCTCAAGTTCCTCAGCAAAATGCaacaaactaaattaaaatgaggaacaaatgtttaaatggaaaaatatttccgaaaagataaaatatatttttaaaaaatcaacttagtAAACTACctaaactcttttattttttatgaggaAAGAGCAAAATGAGCAATATGTACTGAGGATTCCTTTGAGGTACATAACCGTTGATATGAAAAATAGTTATAACCAAATGGAATGTAGGTAGAAGTCCTCAACCACATAAAAACCAGGAATGATGCCTTATGCAGCTATGACCTTGAAGGCTCATAACCTCTCAGAAACAAAGGCACCAAGTGGTCATTAGCTGAGATTCTTTGTGGATTATCCCTATTCTCCAGTCACTCAAGCAGGTCTTCACTGTCCTTCAAGGTAGTTGTTCCAAATCTCAGTGGCACCAGGATCACTTGGAAGGCTTAATCAAACAACCCTCTGGAACCACCCCAGTGTTTCTAATCCAGGAGGTCTGGGATTGTGCacaagaattttatttctaacaaaGCTGTCaaatgatgctgatgctgtggTTCGGTTCCAGGGGGCACTTGCTGAGAACCACATTCTGAAAGCCATTCTTAAAAGCTCCTTCCCTAGCCAAATGGTTTCCCTAGCCACTCTCACTATCCCCCAACAAATCCTCTCCATCTCACGATCTTTCTCTGCACAACACATCCCTCACAGTACTATACTAAATCTAAATTTTTTTGCCATGAATCCAAGGAGAGGTGGTatagggggggaaaaaaaaaagtccttggcTGGAAGGACAAAGATCTGCCTGGCCGGTGGCATTGCTTGTTTACACAGGTGCAaatcacactagccacatttagcatttccctatgttttcttccatttaaatCCTATCCTCAATGACAACTGCTGCCCAAaacgggatttttttttttttttttttttttactttgtctaGAGAAACATGAGTCAGTCTTTGTTGGAATGAGTAAATGAGAATAGAATACTCTAGTATTCATTTAATTTGGGACATGGTTTTTCAATACGCCTCTTAAAAACACTTATGCTGATTTTGCATGATCCattacttttttccttaaaaagccAACAAAGTTTTGCCCTTATTTACTTTACTATTTAAACTAGGCCCTAAGCAACTAGAAACATTTACCAAATGTACAACTTAGCAAACAAAATGTCAGGAGACATTTTTGTGAGGGTAAGGGGTGGGGAGCAATGCAGCGTTTGGAATAAGTAACCAAGAAAACAATACCActtaaaagaattatttctttaaaatgtgccCTTTGAATTGTTTATGGTAGTAATTACATAGTGAAAATTGCTAGTGTTAGCCAGGTGGCAGGATCAGAGTATTTTCCAATTAGTCCTTGAATACCTGAAACCCCGATGATTTCCATGAATTTGTACTGTATTTAACTCTTGATCTATGTGATAATAAAAACATGTCCTTGTAGGCTATAACTCTTATAGGTGactgaaaatactaaaatgtCAGGAGAGCAACTGTTGGACTAGTAGACTTTTCCTTCACCCCTCAAATGCCAAACCTGCCCAAGTAACATTGTATTACTTATAAATGCaaccagtgttttattttttttaaaaaaggcccaCAAAGGGATCATAATCAGCTGATGATACTCACCTGGTATGATTTTATTGGACATTACCATGCTGTGAGTGGCCTTACTGGATCTTGCCCTAGGGCAACTTCTGATGGACTAGTGGCACTCTCTGATtggtaatttttaataatatacacacatacacaagcacacTTTCTCCCAGTTATTAAATACTTTGAGTGTTGCATCTGATTATTctaaccaaatatttaaaagaccTGACACGGCAAATGTCAGCCATTACTTTTCCCCAAGGCAAAGGGTTTCAGAAGACTCTCCAGGAAAGGGAGCAGGCCCCCCAGTGCATTAAGCAGTATTATAAATCCATAATTTCTATGATACCTCCAACCCTGGGAACTCAAAATATTTCATCAATACGTCATCTTGTTAATATCACCAGGTCAAGATGTCTATCACTTCTTGATACCTTATTATCCTTCCAACACTGGCAGAACTGAAGTTCAGGAAAATCATAATAATTTCGCAGCATAACATCATATTAGTGAGAATAAATCAGGGATATAAAAACAGTAGGTCAGAAACTGTTTGATGTGTAGCTTAGTGATGTAGTCAAGGAACATTCCCAGAAACCTAGGTCTGGAAGAGAAGGTATAAAGGACTCTCTGAACAGATACACAAAAGGAATATCTTGGgcctgtaaaaaataaataaataaataaaatataatccgaagaactattatttattatttttttggagcTTGCCACACTTCTGGTATCATGCATGGCTTTTCTGGTTTACTTGCAACAACTCTAGAAAGTTGGCTCTACCAtcatccttatttttttaaaatttattattattttcttttcaatggagatggagtctcactctgtcacccaggctggagtgcagtggtgtgatctcagctcactgcaacctccacctcccgggttcaagcaattatcctacctcagcctcccaagtaactgggactacaggtgcatgccactatgcccagctaattttttgtattttagtagagatggggtttcaccatgttgcccagactggtctccaatgcctgagctcaggcaatctgcccgcctcggcctcccaaagtgctaggattacaggcatgaaccactatgcccggcctccattatcctcattttaaaggtAGGGAAATAAAGGCTTAGGGACATTATATGCCCAAGATTATAAAGCCACTAAGTAGCAAAGCCAATCTTTGAACTTAAGGATACTAGATACcagcaaacacattttttaacTCTACACAATGCTTTCTACCTATGGGTTAAACCTTCTCTTCCGGGAGAAGTGAAATTTGAGACTATACCCTGGGCCTGTTGCTGGAGAGTAGCATCAAGCCTCAATATTGGTCCCAGAAGATCTCTAAGTTCACAGCAGGACCTGCATCATGGGCATATGACCTGTATAGTAAGACAGAGCCCCACTCTCGGATAGGCCCCATGCTTGGTGTAATGCTCTGCCACTGCCATCTTGAACTACCTAATATGTTTTGAACAAGAGGccccatattttcatttttcactggtGCTGCAAATTATGCAGCTGGTCCTGGTTCACAGAGTTGGCAACCTTTACTCTTCAGACCCAAAGAAATGACTAAAATTACAAGGGGCcatgaagaaaggagaaaagcattattttggatgaagaattctcattttacagacaatgaAGGCAAGCTGCAGAGAAGTTGAtaggtatttgtcttttttatttgaattccCTACAGTATGTTCATTttacacgtgtgtgtgcacgcacatagCCACAACACATATGCCCTTCcttgtcttaaaaatattttgagaaatttacAAACAGTCAAATAACACAATGAGTTTAAACAATGAGTAAGTGTATATTAttcttcagtaaaaaaaaaaatttttaaaaacaaaataagtgaataaataaggGTGACATTTGCAGGAAGTTGGTAGGACAACTTCAAATAAAAGCAGCTTCACAAACATCATGCTGTAAATTCCAGTATACCTACTAGCAACAGCCCACACATTTGGCTCTCCAGTTTCTGAAAGTGACCAAAATAAGGCAAACATGATTAGTTACAAGCTTCACAGTGATCATAGGATACAAAAGCAGCAGCACCAGCAATACCCGGAATAAAGAGGGGTGAAGAGGAGCATGTAACTACTGGGGACAACATCCTCAGCCCCGCCTTTTACAGTATGTTCAACAGTAAATCTCTTTCATGGAACTCATTCTTAATGTGTGTGATGTCATCTCACCCAAAGGCAATTCTGTCAAGCCAGGTGGAGAAGAGTGGGCCCAGATAGGCAGCTATCTGCCTCCGTATTCTAAGACAAGCACACACGTCAGGTTACAATCCCGAAAGGACAGCACCTAGTCCAGTAAAGTCCACTATACTTGGTTCCTCTCAACAGAGTTTCCCTTTCCACTTTTCAAGCCAGAGTTGACTGAGACATTCTAGGCCTAAGATCCAGAGCAGCTTTTTCTCTTGAAGACCCAAACAATTCGCTAAGTTAAAGATGGGAGTCACATTCTCTTGTAAAAATTGAGATGAGTAAATTTGAGATGAAAATTGAGATGAGTAGCTAAAATGTAGCCTGAGATCATTCTACCTCTGCATGCTGTGCCATGATATGGACTGCAGTTTTCCTCAGAAACAGTTTTATTACTGCTCCCACACAAGAGCATACATTTCCAACTTTCAAGGACATAGAGCAAAGCTGTAGTACTTTCACTGTGAAAAACATTTAATGACTTCTCTTACCTAATCCCCACTGTTGCCATAAAATATTCCCAATGATACGTCTCTCAAGTTTAACTTTAAGCAATAGATGTTtcaagcaaatgctaaggaatAAATTAACTACAAATCTTGTCCCTGGGATTGGACAAGTTTAATTATTGCAAGAGTAGTTGGATATGACTTTGTGTAATTATTGACCTgtagtcatttttctttcctgtacCTTTCAATGCAAAAGATGTTTTCTGggttgtatttttcaaaagatataaAGATCAAACCCCAATTCAGAAGGGATGGACAAGACAGGGGTTTATAGTGTGGCTAATAAAGCTGTAAATGTAGGATCCTCACATGCATGGCCTTTTCTAGCGAACTGAGccaaattctgttttgttttctctgcaaAGCTCCACTGCTTCCTGGAACACTTGACGGTAAATCAGGAGACCTCACTGGTTGTCATCAACCAGGAATGTCTTTCCTTTCTTATATGTAAATGCATTTTTGTAAAGTAGAAACAATATAGGCTTTGGAGTTAGAATTCTCTGGTTACAGTCCTTCTAGTATAAACTTGGAAAAGTTACTAAACATTTCTGGAACCCTACTTGTCATCTGTAAAAGACTAAACTACAATACATAATAGTTAgtattactattaatatataataacacCACATACTGTTCATAAGGATCAAAG
This window harbors:
- the MACC1 gene encoding LOW QUALITY PROTEIN: metastasis-associated in colon cancer protein 1 (The sequence of the model RefSeq protein was modified relative to this genomic sequence to represent the inferred CDS: inserted 1 base in 1 codon), whose protein sequence is MLITERKHFLSXRIAQSKSEANSVDMEAGKLSKSCNITECQDPDLLHNWLDAFTLHGNNASKVTNPFWNQLSASNPFLDDITQLRNNRKRNNTSILKEDPFLFFREIENGNSFDSSGDELDVPQLLRQSSSRKSGRSKSVSELLDILDDTVHSHHSIHNSDQILLQDLEWLKNDREAYKMAWLSQRQLARSCLDLNTISQSPGWAQTQLAEVTITCKVNHQGGSVQLPESDITVHVPQGHVAVGEFQEVSLRAFLDPPPMLNHDLSCTVSPLLEIMLGNLNTMEALLLEMKIGAEVRKDPFSQVMTEMVCLHSLGKEGPFKVLSNCYIYKDTIQVKLIDLSQVMYLVVAAQAKALQSPVATIWDYIHKTTSIGIYGPKYIHPSFTVVLTVCGHNYMPGQLTISDIKKGEKNVSPVVFQLWGKQSFLLDKPQDLSVSVVSCDPDFEVKTEGERKEIKQNQLEAGEVVHQQFLFSLVEHREMHLFDFCVQVEPPNGEPVAQFSVTTPDPTPNLKRLSNLPAYLQKKEEIKSAPLSPKMLVKYPTFQDKTLNFTNYGVTLKAVLRQSKIDYFLEYFKGDTIALLGEGKVKAIGQSKVKEWYIGVLRGKIGLVHCKNVKVISKEQVMFMSDSVLTTRNLLEQIALPLKKLTYIYSVVLTLVSEKVYDWKILADVLGYSHLSLEDFHQLQADKESEKVSYVIKKLKEDCHTDRNTRKFLYELIVALLKMDCQWLVARLIQEAAILTSAVKLGKGWRELAEKLVRLTKQQMEAYEIPHRGNTGDVAVEMMWKPAYDFLYTWSAHYGNNYRDALQDLQSALDRMKNPVTKHWRELTGALVLVNSLEVLRVTAFSTSEEV